GGTGCCACAGAACGCATAATGGATTTTAGGGCGGTCAGACCAGACGAGCTAGCCGACGTTTTACTTATCGAGGGCTATGGGAATATTGTCATCACGGGTGATGCACTAAAGTTATATTCTGATGTTTTTGCTAGAGTTTTAGGGGATAGAGCAAAATTTGCTTCTGAGGAAGATTGGTGGCCGAGAGCCTCAGACTTGATTGATTTGGCAAGGCCTCGGGTAGCGGCAGGGGATTTCGATGATTTACGCCAACTTTTGCCGATTTATGTCCGCCTGTCTCAAGCCGAAGAGATGTGGGAAAAACGTCATCGGGGGTGAGTTTTTATGATAACGATGAAACCAGTTATACGCCAGATGACTATGGCCGATATCAATCAGGTCTATGATATAGAGCGTCGCTCTCAGTCTGCTCCGTGGAGCAAGATGACGTTTCAGAGGGAACTTTTAGGCAATCACCACAATATGTGTTTGGTTGCTGAGCTTGGTGAACGGATCGTAGGGTTTATTTGCATGTATTATGTGCTCGATGAAGCACATATTACCAATATTGCGGTCGATTTGCCATTTCAGAACAAAGGCATAGGGACACGCCTTATGCTGGCAGCCATCGAGGTTATGATGGACCGCGGAATCAAACATATAACCCTTGAAGTGCGCAAGTCAAATACCAAAGCCCAGCATCTATACATGAAGTTTGGTTTCAGGATGAAGGGTATTCGTAAAGGCTATTATACAGATAATTATGAGGATGCTTTTATCTTTTGGACCGGTGATATCACCAGTGATTATTACAAGAAGCTCTTTAGCGAAATAAGCAAAGAGCTTGAGAGAAAGTACGCATAAGCAGGTATGTTCATAATTAGTGAACAAGTGTTAATTAATTATGAACACTTGTTAATTAATAATTAACAAGCGATATTTACCCTCTCTTAAAGGGAGGGGAGGGTGAAAACCTTCTGGCTTCTAAACCAGCGTTCTTACCCTCAAATCCATCGACCATAAACTATGACTATGAGTGACGAATTAATCGATTTGCGCAAAGACATTTATATATTGGGCATCGAAACGTCTTGCGACGAGACCGGAGCGGCCGTTGTTAGAAACAGTCGCGATGTGGTCTCAAGTGTAGTTGCAAGCCAGATCGAATTTCACCAGAAATTCGGCGGCGTTGTTCCAGAGATAGCTTCAAGAAAGCATCTTGAGACGATAAATCCGGTTCTTGATGATGTTATGGAAAAGGCGAAACTTAAGTATGAAGATTTGGATGCGGTGGCTGTTACTATTGGTCCGGGGCTTGTAGGAGCACTTCTTATGGGGCTCGGCGCAGCAAAAGTAATATCGTATGTTAAGGGGCTGCCCCTGGTCGGGGTTAATCATA
The nucleotide sequence above comes from Bacillota bacterium. Encoded proteins:
- the rimI gene encoding ribosomal protein S18-alanine N-acetyltransferase, translating into MITMKPVIRQMTMADINQVYDIERRSQSAPWSKMTFQRELLGNHHNMCLVAELGERIVGFICMYYVLDEAHITNIAVDLPFQNKGIGTRLMLAAIEVMMDRGIKHITLEVRKSNTKAQHLYMKFGFRMKGIRKGYYTDNYEDAFIFWTGDITSDYYKKLFSEISKELERKYA